The DNA window ATCCAGTAGCTTGTCTGCTATTCTCTGCATCTCTTCAATACCTTCTCCCAATGCTTTCCCTTTGGCAAGGTTGGCCGATACAGTTGCCGATTTGTAACGGTTAAAATGGTATAAGATAGGTGGATTACTGGTCTCTTCAATTTTAACCAGATTATCAAGCTGTATCATTTCTCCCGATTGAGAACGAACATACATGGAAGATATATTTGCAGGAACATTCCGGTCTTCTTTGGCCACCTGACCAATGATATAATATTGTTTATTGTTTTGCAGGAAGTATCCGTAACGTCCACCGCTATATGCCAGGTTTAATGCACTCGACACATCCTTCTCGTTCACACCAAGCGTGTTAGCTTTCAACCTGTCTACGGTTACGTTCAGTTCCGGTTTATTGAATTTCAGGTCCACATCCACATTACTGAATACACTACTGTTTTGTGCTTCGTCCAGGAATTTGGGCAATACTTTCCGTATCTTTTCAAAATCCAGATTCTGAATTACAAACTGTACCGGCAATCCTCTGCTGGTAGAGGTAGATATGGTTGGTTCCTGACTAGGAATAATTCTGGCATCAGGTATTTTTGAATAGATTTTTGATAGCTTGTCATAAACATCTTGCTGAGAAGCCTTTCTCTTTGTAGGATCGGCAAGGAAAGTCATAACAAAACCCGAATTAGAGCTACCACTGAAACCACCTCCATATCTGGCAAGCACATATTCAGATCCGGGAACAGAATCTATGTTTATCCGGGCAATATTGTCTATTATCTTTTGAGTAGCATTGTACTCTGCACCTTCGGGAGCTGTGATTGCAGTCCGGATAAAACTATGATCTTCCAGTGGTGCCAGTTCCGATTTTAATATTTTGGATACAGACAGAATAACAATTATACAGAATCCAAGAATAGAGAAAGCAACCCATTTGTTAGAGATAAAGTAGCTCAGCAATCGTCTGTAACCGTTTTCCATCCCTACAAAGAAAGGTTCACTTGCTACATAGAATTTTGAATGATGAGAAGAGGAGCCTCCCAACAGCACATTCAGCACCGGAGTCAGTGTAAGGGAAACTAGTGCGGAAATTAATACGGCACTGGCTACCACAATTCCAAATTCGCGGAACAACCTACCGGTAAATCCTTCCAGGAATACTATCGGTATAAATACAATAGCAAGAGTAAGCGAAGTAGATACTACAGCAAAAAAGATTTCGCGAGTACCTTCAAAGGCAGCTTCCCATTTGTTCTTCCCTTTTTCTATACGTTTAAATATGTTTTCGGTAACTACAATACCATCATCCACCACCAATCCGGTGGCAAGAACAATTCCAAGAAGCGTGAGCACATTGATGGAGTACCCCATAATGTACATGATGAAGAACGTTCCGATAAGTGATACCGGTATATCGAGCAACGGTCGCAGAGCAATGATCCAGTTTCTGAAGAACAGAAAGATGATAACTACTACCAGAATAATAGCAATGATCAGAGTTTCTATTACATCGTGAACAGACTGTCTTACAAAAACAGACCTGTCACGGGCAATGCTTAATTCCATCCCTTCGGGTAAGTTTTGTTTTATCTGATCCAATCGCTTATAGAACTCGTCGGCAATCTGAATATCGTTTGCTCCCGGTAGCGGAATCAGGTTAAGCGTTACTCCCGTAATTCCATTTACTCTCGAACCCGACTCATCATTCTGAGGGCCTAATACAGCTTCACCAACATCCTGCAGGCGCACTACCTGATTGTCGCTCTGTTTAATGATAAGGTTATTAAAATCTTCTTCGGTGGTTAATCGTCCCCGGGTTTTTACGATAAGCTCGGTGGCATTTCCACGAATCTTACCTCCCGGCATTTCCACGTTCTCTTTCCCCAGTGCATTGTCTACATCTGATGCCGTAATACTGTAAGCCGCCATCTTTTCGGGGTTTAACCAAAGGCGCATGGCAGGTCTCTGTTGTCCGAAGATAGAAACAGAACTCACCCCCGGAATAGTCTGCAGCTTTTCCTGCAACACATTTTCCGCATAGTCACTCAGCTCAATGGCATTCATGGTGGTGCTTTGGGCGGTGAGCATAATAATAGGATCCGAGTCTGCATCCGCTTTGGTAACGGTAGGTTGCGAGTCGATGTCTTGCGGTAGTCTTCGGGTAGCTTGCGAAACCTTGTCGCGAACATCGTTTGCTGCTTTCTCCAAATCAGTTCCCAAATCAAATTCCACCGTAATGTTACTTGTCCCGATAGACGAGCGTGAGGATATAGATTTCACCCCTTCAATACCGTTAATTGATTTTTCCAGAGGCTCTGTTATCTGCGATTCAATAATCTCGGAGTTGGCACCCACATAAGAAGTTTGTACAGTAATGATAGGAGGGTCGATAGACGGATAAAGTCTGACTCCCAGAAAATTGAACCCCACCACACCCATCAGAATGATAATAAGGCTCAGAACAATAGAACCAATCGGTCTTTTTAGAGCAATATCAGAAATAAGCATGGCTATTTGGTTATGGTTGAGTATGACAATTTAGATTTCTCTTTCAGAAAGAGGATGCCCGAAGTAATAACAGTATCACCCGGTTCAAGACCCTCGGTTACCTCAACCAGAGAAGCTTTACGAACTCCCGTTTTTATATTCACAAAGTGCGCTTTCCCCTTATGGGCAATAATCACACTTTTATCATCTTCCTGAGGAATGATAGCCTGAGTAGGAATCATTAAAGCCTGAGGATTATTGCCAAGCTTTAATTGCACATTGGCAAAGGCACCCGGAATCAGCTCTTTGGAAGAAGAGTTTATCACAGCTCTCACTTTCAGATTACGTGTTGCATTGTCTATACCCCGTTCGGTGGCAATTACCGTTGCATTATATTGCTTATCATTATTATACATGGTAAAGTTCACCTTCATGCCGTTAGCTATTTCCGAACTGTATTTTTCCGGCACAAAGAAATCGAGCTTTAATTTGTTGCTTGTGCGGATGGTAGCCAGTGATGTGGATGAGTTGATAACAGCACCAACGCTGATATTCCTCAAACCAATGATGCCATCGAAAGGGGCGCGAACTTCCATCTTCCGTATCAGTGCTTTTTGTTCGGCAATGTTTGCCTTAATTGTATTTACTTGCAAAAGCGTCTGTTCATAATCGTTCTGACTAATGCCATTTACCTTTATCAGTTTAGTCTGTCGGTTGTAAATCTGCTCCTGAATAGCCAGTTGCGATTGCAGCTTTTTCAATGCAGCCTGCAAATCATCATCATAAAGCTTAACCAGCAATGTTCCCTTTTTCACAAATTTACCTTCGGGCAGGTTTAGCTTCACCACCCGTCCGGCAACTTCATTTTTTAACTCCACTTCATCGAAAGCCAGCAACGATCCTGTCACTGTAATGTCAGCAACCAGTAAAGATGGCTTTACGATAAATGCATCCACCTTCTTTTGTGCCTTCTCCTTTGGCTCCTTATTCTTGTCGGCCGACTTAATAAATCCTACATACAGGAAAAAAGCAGAAAGTAATATAAGTACTGCTGCAATAAGTATGTTTGTCTTTTTTTTCATTTCCAATATTTATAAAACCAACGCCTGTTAGTTTGATGAAAAAGTAATATATGCTGTATTGTAAAGGAACTATTTCTGTATATCGAAGTATCTATAAACTAAACACAGTCCGTGCTAAGAACTGATATCGCAAATCTACAAAATAATTTATAAAGTTAAAGGACTTTTTTGAAGTATTTATTGTAATAAATGAGGCTTGTTTGTCGGAATTAATATCTCGTGAAATAATAATGTAAAAGCAGAAACTAATATTAGTTTTTCAAATAATACTATCACATAGAATAAATTCTCGATTTATTTTGTAATTTCGCCGCGTCTTAGATTTGTTAACAGATCTAAAAAATATGAAGTCAATGGATGCAACTACAGAATTAAAAGCCTTTAATCAACTATTTACTGACTATCAAAGTCGTTTTATTCGTTTTGCAAATTTTTATATTCGTGATACGGCTATTGCTGAAGATTTTACCATTGAGGCTCTTATGTATTATTGGGAAAACAGACACAGACTTGAGTCTGAAACTAATATACCAGCTTATATCTTGACTATTATTAAACACAAGTGCCTGAATCATCTTACCCATTGCCAGACTGTTGAAAATGTATCGGAAATGATGCTTTCCAATGCTCAGTGGGAACTTTCAACGCGTGTGGCATCACTTCAGGAATGCGAACCGTACGAGCTCTTTACAGCTGAAATGAATGAGATTGTAGATAAAACTCTTGAATCGCTTCCGAAGCAAACCAAAGAGATCTTTATTATGAGCCGGTATCAGAATCTGTCTCATAAAGAAATAGCCGATAAATTGAATATTACTACAAAAGGCGTTGAATTCCACATATCTAAGGCTATTAAGGCACTTCGAATCTCTCTCAAAGATTATATGCCGGTTCTTCTTTTTTTCCTTTAATGAAAAAAAACTATTTTTTCACTAGGGATACTTATCTTTCATCTGCTTTTATAATATATGACCAATAAAATGGATAAAGAAACATTATATCGTTTTTTCGAAGGAAAGGCTACGCCTGAACAAGAATCAGAAATCAGAGCATGGATGGAATCCTCTGATGAAAATGGCAAAGAGTTTTTCCGTGAAAGGAAATTATTCGATGCAATAGTTCTTTTGGGTAAACAAGATAAAGAGGTTACAGAAAATAAAAGACCTTTCTATACAAGGATTCCAGTACGTGAATTGCTCAAGATTGCAGCTGTTATCGTATTTACTCTCTCAGCTACATTATTTATTCAGAACAAAATTATGTCTGATGACAGAGTAGCTATGAATATAGTTTCTGTTCCTGCCGGACAACGGGTTAACTTAACTCTCCCAGATGGAACTAATTTATGGCTTAATGCATGTTCAACGCTTAAGTATCCGGCTGTGTTTACCAAAAATAAGCGCGAAATAATACTTGACGGTGAAGCTTACTTTGAAGTGGCACATAATAAGAAGAAACCATTTATTGTACATACCGGGAAATGTGATGTTGAGGTACTAGGTACTAAATTCAACGTTGAAGCATATTCTAATAAAAGCAAGTTCGAAACGTCTTTGATGGAAGGATCCGTAAAAGTATCGTTAGCCAGCAATAATGCAGAATCGTTAGTCTTAACGCCAGATAACCTGGCTTATCTGGAAGATGGTAAGTTGGTCTCTGCCAAAATTAAGGATTATGGAAATTATAGGTGGAAAGAAGGACTTATATGCTTTAAGAATCTTCCGTTCTCGGATGTTATGTTAAAACTGGAGAAGTATTTTGATATTAAGATCAGAATCAATAATAAGAAAGTGAAAGATTGTATTCTTACCGGAAAATTCAGGCAGTCGGATGGAATTGATTATGCGCTGAAAGTATTGCAGAAAGATGTTTATTTTAATTTTAAAAGGAGCGAAAACAACGACGTGATATATATATATTAAAGTTTAACCTTAATCTCTAAGCCCATGACATAAACACATTTAAAACAAAACTAAAATTAAAAATGCCGACAGGTATTGGCGTACCCATCGGCATTCAATTAACACAATTCGTTTCACAAAATGTATTAATAACCAATTTTTGCAAAGATATGAAAAACATTCCTTTGTTGGGTTTTCATCACCATGAAAATCCACAAATTAACCATTTTTTTAGAATTATGAAAGTTACTACATTCTTTCTTTTCTTCTTTGTATTTTGTTTAATGGCTGAGAATAGTAATTCTCAGAGTGCCAGAGTCAACATATCAAAGAATGATGTTGCATTAGAAGCTGTACTGAATGAGATAGAGAGTCAAACAAACTATCTTTTCATTTACAATAATAATGTGAATGTTGCCCGTAAAGTTTCAATAAAATCGAAAGGAAAACCTGTTTCTGAAATATTGGATAACTTATTGAAGAATACTGATATTGATTATTCAATGGAAGGAACACATATTATTCTTTCAAATTCAGAAAAAACTAAATCAATTGCTGTTGCTCAACAGAATAATAAAATAAACGTAAGCGGTAAAATTACTGATGAACAAGGTGAACCTATTATTGGTGCAAATGTTAAAGTAAAAGGTACAACAGATGGTACTGTCAGTGATTTTGAAGGTAATTTTAATCTGAAAATTACTAACCCAAGATCCACATTGCTGGTTACTTTTATTGGATACAATACTGCAGAAATAGCCCTGAATGGCAAAACTCATGTAACAGTGAAATTAGCTGAAGACCGTAAAATTCTTGATGAAGTTGTTGTTGTAGGATATGGTTCTCAAAAGAAAGTAACTCTTACCGGAGCTGTCTCGGCTATTAAAAGTGATGAACTGCTTACTACTAAGAATGAAAATGCTCAGAATATGCTCACAGGTAAAGTTTCGGGTGTACGCGTTGTTCAGAAAAGTAGTGAACCGGGAGCATTTAATAATACATTTGATATTCGTGGCTTAGGTAATCCTTTGATTATTATTGATGGTGTGCCACGTGATAACATTGCCCGACTTGATCCAAATGATATAGAAAGTCTTTCTGTACTTAAAGATGCATCAGCTGCTATCTATGGTGTCAGAGCTGCTAACGGTGTAGTCTTGATAACTACTAAAAAAGGTAAAGCTGGTACAGTAGATCTTGATTATAGCGGTTCAGTAGGCTGGCAAAGTCCATCAGGTTCTCCAAAGACTGTGTCGGCTGCTGAATGGATGGTTTTGGCTAACGAAAAGAAGATGCACAATGTAAATGGAGGTACTTTACGTTATTCTCTTGCTGAAATAGAGGAATATGCAAGCGGTAAAAAGCAAAGTACAGATTGGTACGATGCTGTAATGAGAAAAAATGCTCCTCAAACACAACATAACATAAGTGCTACCGGAGGAAATGATAAAACTCAGTATTATGTATCTGCTGGTTATGAATATCAGGAATCATTCTTGCGTAGCAATAGCCTAAACTATGAACGCTATAATGTTCGTTCAAATGTAACAAGCAAGATATCAGATCGTTTAAAAGTTGAGTTGCAAATAAGTGGTATTATGGACGAGAAGAATCAGCCTTATGAAAGTGCTGATTGGATTATTCGTTCATTCCAGCGTTCAGCTCCAATTCAGCCTATTTATGCTAACAATAATCCTGCTTACATTCAGGAAGGAACAGTTGATGGATCTAATCCTGTTGCTATGATGGATGCTGATATTTGCGGATATAAAAGATATAATAACAAATGGTTCCAGTCTTCATTCAGTGCAGAATATGATGTTCCTTACCTTACAGGACTTAAGGCTAAGGCCATGTTAAGCTACGATTACAGAAACTCTGATAATAAATCGTACATGAAGGAATACCAGCTTTATAAGTATGATGAGGCTGCTGACAAATATAATGCTGTAACTCACCAGAGTCCAAGTAAAGTTCGTCGTGAGTTTTATTCAAAAGACATGGTATTGTATCAACTTTCATTGAATTATAACCACACATTCAATTCATCTCACAATGTAAATGCATTAGTGTTACTTGAAGGTCAGAAAAGAAATGGCGATAACTTCTATGCTCAAAGAGAACTAGCTTTAGGGCTTGATCAGTTGTTTGCTGGTAACAGTAAGAATCAAGAAGGCAACATGAGCAC is part of the uncultured Bacteroides sp. genome and encodes:
- a CDS encoding TonB-dependent receptor; translation: MKVTTFFLFFFVFCLMAENSNSQSARVNISKNDVALEAVLNEIESQTNYLFIYNNNVNVARKVSIKSKGKPVSEILDNLLKNTDIDYSMEGTHIILSNSEKTKSIAVAQQNNKINVSGKITDEQGEPIIGANVKVKGTTDGTVSDFEGNFNLKITNPRSTLLVTFIGYNTAEIALNGKTHVTVKLAEDRKILDEVVVVGYGSQKKVTLTGAVSAIKSDELLTTKNENAQNMLTGKVSGVRVVQKSSEPGAFNNTFDIRGLGNPLIIIDGVPRDNIARLDPNDIESLSVLKDASAAIYGVRAANGVVLITTKKGKAGTVDLDYSGSVGWQSPSGSPKTVSAAEWMVLANEKKMHNVNGGTLRYSLAEIEEYASGKKQSTDWYDAVMRKNAPQTQHNISATGGNDKTQYYVSAGYEYQESFLRSNSLNYERYNVRSNVTSKISDRLKVELQISGIMDEKNQPYESADWIIRSFQRSAPIQPIYANNNPAYIQEGTVDGSNPVAMMDADICGYKRYNNKWFQSSFSAEYDVPYLTGLKAKAMLSYDYRNSDNKSYMKEYQLYKYDEAADKYNAVTHQSPSKVRREFYSKDMVLYQLSLNYNHTFNSSHNVNALVLLEGQKRNGDNFYAQRELALGLDQLFAGNSKNQEGNMSTGSGDLYKEANMGLVGRLGYDFKSKYLAEFSFRYDGSSKFAKGHQWGFFPSVSGGWRISEEGFWKDSKLNFINNMKVRASYGRMGDDSASSYQFVTGYTYPAGGSNNQLPGGSVFDGTFVNSSVNKGIANQKITWFVAKTFDVGFDMEAWNGLLGVSADYFTRDRSGLLTTRAMSLPVVVGASLPQENLNGDFTNGLELELNHRNHIGDFKYNAKGIFSVTRTQNTYQEMSAKGNSYDNWRNNSNDRYQNIWWGYGSNGVYQSYQDVANSSVYASRSTLPGDYIYEDWNGDGIISDLDRHPISFSGTPIVNFGLTLGAEWKGFDLNLLFQGSTMNYVSYVEQLIEPMWGSDYSNALAMFLDRWHPADPSADPYDPNTQWVSGDLAYTGSVPESDSKFRIHNASYVRLKSAELGYTLPSALTKKVGIKSVRMFVNGYNLFTLSSMKDIDPEHPSDSNGNLYPLNRTISLGLNVKF
- a CDS encoding FecR family protein encodes the protein MDKETLYRFFEGKATPEQESEIRAWMESSDENGKEFFRERKLFDAIVLLGKQDKEVTENKRPFYTRIPVRELLKIAAVIVFTLSATLFIQNKIMSDDRVAMNIVSVPAGQRVNLTLPDGTNLWLNACSTLKYPAVFTKNKREIILDGEAYFEVAHNKKKPFIVHTGKCDVEVLGTKFNVEAYSNKSKFETSLMEGSVKVSLASNNAESLVLTPDNLAYLEDGKLVSAKIKDYGNYRWKEGLICFKNLPFSDVMLKLEKYFDIKIRINNKKVKDCILTGKFRQSDGIDYALKVLQKDVYFNFKRSENNDVIYIY
- a CDS encoding efflux RND transporter periplasmic adaptor subunit, encoding MKKKTNILIAAVLILLSAFFLYVGFIKSADKNKEPKEKAQKKVDAFIVKPSLLVADITVTGSLLAFDEVELKNEVAGRVVKLNLPEGKFVKKGTLLVKLYDDDLQAALKKLQSQLAIQEQIYNRQTKLIKVNGISQNDYEQTLLQVNTIKANIAEQKALIRKMEVRAPFDGIIGLRNISVGAVINSSTSLATIRTSNKLKLDFFVPEKYSSEIANGMKVNFTMYNNDKQYNATVIATERGIDNATRNLKVRAVINSSSKELIPGAFANVQLKLGNNPQALMIPTQAIIPQEDDKSVIIAHKGKAHFVNIKTGVRKASLVEVTEGLEPGDTVITSGILFLKEKSKLSYSTITK
- a CDS encoding efflux RND transporter permease subunit; translation: MLISDIALKRPIGSIVLSLIIILMGVVGFNFLGVRLYPSIDPPIITVQTSYVGANSEIIESQITEPLEKSINGIEGVKSISSRSSIGTSNITVEFDLGTDLEKAANDVRDKVSQATRRLPQDIDSQPTVTKADADSDPIIMLTAQSTTMNAIELSDYAENVLQEKLQTIPGVSSVSIFGQQRPAMRLWLNPEKMAAYSITASDVDNALGKENVEMPGGKIRGNATELIVKTRGRLTTEEDFNNLIIKQSDNQVVRLQDVGEAVLGPQNDESGSRVNGITGVTLNLIPLPGANDIQIADEFYKRLDQIKQNLPEGMELSIARDRSVFVRQSVHDVIETLIIAIILVVVIIFLFFRNWIIALRPLLDIPVSLIGTFFIMYIMGYSINVLTLLGIVLATGLVVDDGIVVTENIFKRIEKGKNKWEAAFEGTREIFFAVVSTSLTLAIVFIPIVFLEGFTGRLFREFGIVVASAVLISALVSLTLTPVLNVLLGGSSSHHSKFYVASEPFFVGMENGYRRLLSYFISNKWVAFSILGFCIIVILSVSKILKSELAPLEDHSFIRTAITAPEGAEYNATQKIIDNIARINIDSVPGSEYVLARYGGGFSGSSNSGFVMTFLADPTKRKASQQDVYDKLSKIYSKIPDARIIPSQEPTISTSTSRGLPVQFVIQNLDFEKIRKVLPKFLDEAQNSSVFSNVDVDLKFNKPELNVTVDRLKANTLGVNEKDVSSALNLAYSGGRYGYFLQNNKQYYIIGQVAKEDRNVPANISSMYVRSQSGEMIQLDNLVKIEETSNPPILYHFNRYKSATVSANLAKGKALGEGIEEMQRIADKLLDGSFTTALSGSSRDFEESSSNISFALILALLLIYLILAAQFESFRDPFIIMLTVPMAIAGAMLSLWMCGQTINIFSEIGMILLIGIVTKNGILIVEFANQKRMAGMTKRVAAFEGASARLRPIVMTSLATIFGSLPIAMALGSGAESRVSLGIVVVGGLLFALILTLFVIPVTYIAISSNSKFKNQS
- a CDS encoding RNA polymerase sigma-70 factor — translated: MDATTELKAFNQLFTDYQSRFIRFANFYIRDTAIAEDFTIEALMYYWENRHRLESETNIPAYILTIIKHKCLNHLTHCQTVENVSEMMLSNAQWELSTRVASLQECEPYELFTAEMNEIVDKTLESLPKQTKEIFIMSRYQNLSHKEIADKLNITTKGVEFHISKAIKALRISLKDYMPVLLFFL